One Pseudomonas tolaasii NCPPB 2192 genomic window carries:
- the ffh gene encoding signal recognition particle protein → MFENLTDRLSQTLRHVTGKAKLTEDNIKDTLREVRMALLEADVALPVVKDFVNSVKERAVGTEVSRSLTPGQAFVKVVQAELESLMGAANEDLNLSAVPPAVVLMAGLQGAGKTTTAGKLARFLKERKKKSVMVVSADVYRPAAIKQLEMLAGEVGVTFFPSDLSQKPVDIANAAIKEARLKFIDVVIVDTAGRLHVDEEMMGEIKALHAAINPVETLFVVDAMTGQDAANTAKAFGDALPLTGVILTKVDGDARGGAALSVRAITGKPIKFIGMGEKSEALEPFHPERIASRILGMGDVLSLIEQAEATLDKDKADKLAKKLKKGKGFDLEDFRDQLQQMKNMGGLGGLMDKLPNIGGVNLAQMGNAQGAAEKQFKQMEAIINSMTPAERRDPELISGSRKRRIALGSGTQVQDIGRLIKQHKQMQKMMKKFSAKGGMAKMMRGMGGMLPGGGMPKM, encoded by the coding sequence ATGTTTGAAAACTTGACTGACCGTCTCTCGCAGACGCTGCGCCACGTAACCGGCAAGGCCAAGCTGACCGAGGACAATATTAAAGACACCCTGCGCGAAGTGCGCATGGCGCTGCTGGAAGCCGACGTGGCCTTGCCTGTGGTCAAGGATTTCGTCAACTCGGTCAAAGAGCGCGCGGTGGGCACCGAAGTGTCCCGCAGCCTCACTCCGGGCCAGGCGTTTGTGAAGGTCGTCCAGGCCGAACTCGAAAGCCTGATGGGGGCGGCCAACGAAGATTTGAACCTCAGCGCCGTGCCGCCGGCCGTCGTATTGATGGCCGGTCTGCAGGGCGCGGGTAAAACGACCACCGCCGGCAAGCTGGCGCGCTTCCTTAAAGAGCGCAAGAAAAAATCCGTGATGGTGGTATCGGCCGACGTGTACCGTCCAGCGGCCATCAAGCAGCTGGAAATGCTTGCAGGCGAAGTGGGCGTGACCTTCTTCCCGTCCGACCTGAGCCAGAAGCCGGTCGACATCGCCAATGCAGCCATTAAAGAAGCCAGGCTCAAGTTCATCGACGTGGTCATCGTCGATACCGCCGGTCGCCTGCACGTCGACGAAGAAATGATGGGCGAGATCAAGGCGCTGCATGCCGCGATCAACCCGGTCGAGACGTTGTTCGTGGTCGATGCCATGACCGGCCAGGACGCCGCCAACACTGCCAAGGCCTTTGGTGACGCACTGCCGCTGACTGGCGTGATCCTCACCAAGGTCGACGGCGACGCCCGTGGCGGTGCCGCGCTGTCGGTGCGGGCCATCACCGGCAAGCCGATCAAGTTCATCGGTATGGGCGAGAAGAGCGAAGCGCTCGAGCCGTTCCACCCTGAGCGTATTGCCTCGCGCATCCTTGGCATGGGCGACGTGCTCAGCCTGATCGAGCAGGCCGAAGCCACCCTCGACAAGGACAAGGCGGACAAACTCGCCAAGAAACTGAAGAAGGGCAAGGGCTTCGACCTCGAAGACTTCCGCGACCAGTTGCAACAAATGAAGAACATGGGCGGCCTCGGCGGCCTGATGGACAAGCTGCCGAACATCGGCGGTGTGAACCTGGCGCAAATGGGCAACGCCCAGGGCGCGGCAGAGAAGCAGTTCAAGCAGATGGAAGCCATCATCAACTCCATGACCCCGGCCGAGCGCCGCGACCCTGAGCTGATCAGCGGTTCGCGCAAACGCCGGATCGCCCTGGGGTCCGGCACCCAGGTGCAGGACATCGGTCGCTTGATCAAGCAGCACAAGCAGATGCAGAAGATGATGAAGAAATTCTCCGCCAAAGGCGGTATGGCCAAGATGATGCGCGGCATGGGTGGGATGTTGCCCGGCGGCGGCATGCCCAAAATGTAA
- a CDS encoding cytochrome C assembly family protein, which translates to MVPLSPSLLPSLAAAILYAAATLYQGTRLAQGTKADKRLLVGLGVLALLAHAASLFTHLMTPVGLGLDFFSAASLIAAAVIALTLLACYRIPVENLLVLLFPLGMLTVLLAQFAPTGTVQVIDEEPGILAHILLSILAYGMFTIAVFQALLLLLQDHQLKNKHPSGLIKNFPPLQTMESLLFGFLWAGWTLLSLSLISGWLFVENLFAQHLVHKTLLACLAWVVFSVLLWGRNRLGWRGHKAIRWTLAGFCLLMLAYFGSKLVREYILHI; encoded by the coding sequence ATGGTCCCCTTGTCACCCAGTTTGCTACCCAGCCTCGCCGCCGCCATTTTGTATGCCGCTGCGACCCTCTATCAAGGCACTCGTCTTGCCCAAGGCACCAAGGCGGACAAACGCCTGCTGGTCGGCCTTGGCGTACTGGCCCTGCTGGCCCATGCCGCGAGCCTGTTTACCCATTTGATGACGCCGGTCGGCCTGGGCCTGGATTTCTTCAGCGCCGCCAGCCTGATCGCCGCCGCTGTCATCGCGCTGACCCTGCTGGCCTGCTACCGGATTCCCGTCGAAAACCTGCTGGTACTGCTGTTCCCGCTGGGGATGCTGACGGTGCTGCTGGCGCAATTCGCACCGACCGGCACCGTACAGGTCATTGATGAGGAGCCGGGCATCCTCGCCCACATTCTGCTGTCGATCCTCGCCTACGGCATGTTCACCATCGCGGTATTCCAGGCGCTGCTCCTGTTGCTGCAGGACCACCAGCTGAAAAACAAGCACCCGTCCGGCCTGATCAAGAACTTCCCGCCGCTGCAAACCATGGAAAGCCTGCTGTTCGGCTTCCTGTGGGCCGGCTGGACGCTCCTGTCGCTGTCGCTGATCTCCGGCTGGCTGTTCGTCGAAAACCTGTTCGCCCAGCACCTGGTGCACAAAACCCTGCTGGCGTGCCTGGCCTGGGTGGTGTTCAGCGTGTTGCTGTGGGGGCGTAACCGCCTCGGCTGGCGCGGGCACAAGGCGATCCGCTGGACCCTGGCCGGTTTCTGCCTGCTGATGCTGGCCTATTTCGGCAGCAAGCTGGTTCGCGAATACATCCTGCATATCTGA
- a CDS encoding transporter associated domain-containing protein yields the protein MDNLPLGPMLAVIALLVLWAALFTAIEAAQQHLLALRPGTRQGDKAAARLSFPRNSLILCNSLCRAAVVILCTLLAIYAWAQNGPWLGWLISCAILLILADYLPRTLAIRYPQAVLGFGNSLLGVPLKILYPLAWLLNGISLLLLRPFARKSGVVKKSDEPQPDHDDEPEPEANEGRTPGMPGIHALDNITVNDILVPRSEVDGINLDDPVEDIIEQLRTSQRTRLPVFHSDINQVQAVLNTRQIQHLLPDASLTKEALLAACHEPYFVPESTPLQLQLLNFHKQQRRLGMVVDEYGEVLGIVTLEDILEEIVGEFESDQTVDNPHIEAQPDGRYIIDGAASIRELNKTLGWHLPSDGPKTLNGLVTEALETIPDCAVCLKIGRYRLEILETEDNRVSKVLIWHTSRVPVAA from the coding sequence ATGGACAACTTGCCCCTTGGGCCGATGCTCGCGGTAATCGCCTTGCTGGTTTTGTGGGCGGCGCTGTTTACCGCCATCGAAGCCGCGCAACAACACTTGCTGGCCCTGCGCCCCGGTACACGTCAGGGTGACAAGGCCGCCGCCCGCCTGAGCTTTCCACGCAACAGCCTGATCCTGTGCAACAGCCTGTGCCGCGCTGCCGTGGTTATTTTGTGCACACTGCTGGCCATCTACGCCTGGGCGCAGAATGGGCCATGGCTGGGCTGGCTGATCTCCTGCGCCATTTTGCTGATCCTGGCCGATTACCTGCCGCGCACCCTGGCCATTCGCTACCCGCAAGCGGTGCTGGGCTTCGGCAACTCCCTGCTGGGCGTGCCGCTGAAAATTCTCTACCCGCTGGCCTGGCTGCTCAACGGCATCAGCCTGTTGCTGCTGCGCCCGTTCGCGCGCAAATCCGGCGTGGTGAAGAAGAGTGACGAGCCCCAGCCCGACCATGACGACGAGCCCGAGCCCGAAGCCAATGAAGGCCGCACCCCCGGCATGCCCGGCATTCATGCCCTGGACAACATTACGGTGAACGACATCCTGGTGCCGCGCAGCGAAGTGGACGGCATCAACCTGGATGACCCGGTGGAAGACATCATCGAGCAGCTGCGCACTTCCCAGCGCACACGCCTGCCGGTGTTTCACAGTGATATCAATCAGGTTCAGGCCGTACTCAACACCCGGCAGATCCAGCACCTGCTGCCCGATGCCAGCCTGACCAAAGAAGCCCTGCTCGCCGCCTGCCACGAACCCTATTTCGTCCCGGAAAGCACGCCCCTGCAGCTGCAATTGCTGAATTTCCACAAGCAGCAGCGCCGCCTGGGCATGGTGGTGGACGAGTACGGCGAAGTGCTGGGCATCGTCACCTTGGAAGACATCCTCGAAGAAATCGTCGGCGAATTCGAAAGCGATCAGACTGTGGATAACCCGCACATCGAGGCCCAGCCCGACGGGCGCTACATCATTGACGGTGCCGCCTCGATCCGCGAGCTCAACAAAACCCTGGGCTGGCACTTGCCCAGCGACGGCCCCAAGACCCTCAACGGCCTGGTCACCGAAGCACTGGAAACCATTCCTGACTGCGCCGTGTGCCTGAAAATCGGCCGCTACCGCCTGGAAATCCTCGAGACCGAAGACAACCGCGTCAGCAAGGTGCTGATCTGGCACACCAGCCGAGTGCCTGTCGCCGCCTGA
- a CDS encoding MFS transporter encodes MSTTYNEAATAAPSNSTARVATASIVGTAIEFYDFYIYATAAALVIGPVFFPQTSGTAQMLASFLTFGIAFIARPLGSALFGHFGDRIGRKSTLVASLLLMGVCTTLIGLLPGYDSIGAWAPILLCVLRFGQGLGLGGEWGGAALLATENAPKGKRAWFGMFPQLGPSIGFLAANGLFLILAMSLNDEQFRSWGWRIPFILSAALVMVGLYARLKLHETPVFANAVAKQAPVKVPLVELFSQHWAPVLLGAASMVVCYALFYITTAFSLSYGVSTLGYSRETFLGLLCFAVLFMGLATPIAAWASDRFGRKPVLIAGAILTILSGFTMEPLLTHGSTWAVALFLSLELFLMGVTFAPMGAMLPELFPTRVRYTGASAAYNLGGIVGASAAPFFATKLVAMGGLSYVGGYVSAAAVLSLIAVLCLKETRDNDLNKVA; translated from the coding sequence ATGAGCACCACCTATAACGAGGCCGCCACCGCCGCCCCGAGCAACTCCACCGCACGGGTCGCGACCGCGAGCATCGTCGGCACCGCGATCGAGTTCTACGACTTCTACATTTACGCCACAGCCGCCGCGCTGGTCATCGGCCCGGTGTTTTTCCCGCAGACGTCCGGCACCGCGCAGATGCTGGCGTCGTTCCTGACCTTCGGCATTGCCTTTATCGCCCGCCCACTGGGCTCGGCGCTGTTCGGCCACTTTGGTGACCGCATCGGGCGTAAATCCACGCTGGTCGCCTCGCTGCTGCTGATGGGCGTGTGCACCACGCTGATCGGCTTGCTGCCCGGTTATGACAGCATCGGGGCCTGGGCGCCGATCCTGCTCTGCGTGCTGCGTTTCGGCCAGGGCCTGGGCCTTGGCGGGGAATGGGGCGGCGCGGCGTTGCTGGCCACCGAGAACGCACCGAAGGGCAAACGGGCGTGGTTCGGCATGTTCCCGCAATTGGGCCCGTCGATTGGCTTTCTGGCGGCCAACGGTTTGTTCCTGATTCTGGCCATGAGCCTGAACGATGAACAGTTCCGCAGCTGGGGCTGGCGTATTCCGTTCATCCTCAGCGCTGCGTTGGTGATGGTCGGCCTGTATGCACGCTTGAAGCTGCATGAAACGCCGGTGTTCGCCAACGCCGTGGCCAAACAGGCGCCGGTGAAGGTGCCGCTGGTTGAGCTGTTCAGCCAACACTGGGCCCCGGTTTTGCTGGGCGCCGCATCGATGGTGGTGTGCTACGCGCTGTTCTACATCACCACGGCGTTTTCCCTGAGCTACGGCGTGTCGACCCTGGGCTACAGCCGCGAAACCTTCCTCGGCCTGCTGTGCTTTGCCGTGCTGTTCATGGGCCTGGCAACGCCGATTGCCGCCTGGGCCAGTGACCGTTTCGGGCGCAAGCCGGTGCTGATTGCGGGTGCGATTCTTACCATCCTTTCGGGCTTCACCATGGAGCCACTGCTGACCCACGGTTCGACCTGGGCGGTTGCGCTGTTCCTGAGCCTGGAGCTGTTCCTGATGGGCGTGACCTTTGCCCCGATGGGCGCAATGTTGCCGGAGCTGTTTCCGACCCGTGTGCGTTATACCGGTGCTTCGGCGGCGTATAACCTGGGCGGGATTGTGGGCGCTTCGGCGGCACCGTTCTTCGCGACCAAGCTGGTAGCGATGGGCGGGCTGAGTTATGTGGGCGGGTATGTGTCGGCGGCAGCGGTGCTCAGTTTGATCGCTGTGCTGTGCCTGAAAGAAACGCGGGATAACGATTTGAACAAGGTCGCCTGA
- the purT gene encoding formate-dependent phosphoribosylglycinamide formyltransferase, giving the protein MTRIGTPLSPTATRVLLCGCGELGKEVVIELQRLGVEVIAVDRYANAPAMQVAHRSHVINMLDGAALRAVIEAEKPHFIVPEIEAIATATLVELEAEGFTVIPTARATSLTMNREGIRRLAAEELDLPTSPYHFADTFEDYSKAVQDLGFPCVVKPVMSSSGKGQSLLRSADDVQKAWDYAQEGGRAGKGRVIIEGFIDFDYEITLLTVRHIGGTTFCAPVGHRQEKGDYQESWQPQAMSPVALAESERVAKAVTEALGGRGLFGVELFIKGDQVWFSEVSPRPHDTGLVTLISQDLSQFALHARAILGLPIPLIRQFGPSASAVILVEGQSTQTAFANLGAALSEPDTALRLFGKPEVNGQRRMGVALARDESIEAARAKATRASKAVVVEL; this is encoded by the coding sequence ATGACCCGAATCGGAACTCCATTGTCGCCAACCGCGACCCGCGTTTTGCTGTGTGGCTGCGGTGAGCTGGGCAAGGAAGTGGTAATCGAACTGCAACGCCTGGGCGTTGAAGTGATTGCCGTGGATCGCTACGCCAACGCGCCGGCCATGCAGGTTGCGCACCGTAGCCATGTGATCAACATGCTCGACGGCGCCGCCCTGCGTGCCGTGATCGAAGCCGAGAAACCGCACTTCATCGTGCCGGAAATCGAAGCCATTGCTACCGCCACTCTGGTGGAACTGGAAGCCGAAGGCTTCACCGTGATTCCGACCGCGCGCGCCACGTCGCTGACCATGAACCGCGAAGGCATCCGCCGCCTGGCCGCCGAAGAGCTGGACCTGCCGACCTCGCCGTACCACTTCGCCGACACCTTCGAAGACTACAGCAAGGCCGTGCAGGACCTGGGCTTCCCGTGTGTGGTCAAGCCGGTGATGAGTTCGTCGGGCAAGGGCCAGAGCCTGCTGCGCAGCGCGGATGACGTGCAGAAAGCCTGGGACTACGCCCAGGAAGGCGGGCGTGCCGGTAAAGGCCGCGTGATCATCGAAGGTTTTATCGATTTCGACTACGAAATCACCCTGCTGACCGTGCGCCACATTGGCGGCACCACCTTCTGTGCGCCGGTGGGCCACCGTCAGGAGAAGGGCGACTATCAGGAGTCCTGGCAGCCGCAGGCCATGAGCCCGGTTGCGCTGGCTGAATCCGAGCGCGTTGCCAAAGCCGTGACCGAAGCCCTGGGCGGCCGTGGCCTGTTCGGCGTGGAGTTGTTCATCAAGGGTGACCAGGTGTGGTTCAGCGAAGTCTCGCCGCGCCCGCATGACACGGGTTTGGTGACCCTGATTTCTCAGGATTTGTCGCAGTTCGCGCTGCACGCCCGCGCCATTCTGGGCCTGCCGATTCCGTTGATCCGTCAGTTCGGGCCTTCGGCTTCAGCGGTGATTCTGGTGGAAGGGCAGTCGACCCAAACCGCATTCGCCAACCTCGGCGCAGCCTTGAGCGAGCCGGACACGGCGTTGCGTCTGTTTGGCAAACCGGAAGTGAACGGCCAGCGCCGCATGGGTGTGGCGTTGGCGCGGGATGAGTCGATTGAAGCGGCCCGAGCCAAGGCGACCCGTGCTTCGAAGGCTGTCGTCGTAGAGCTGTAA
- a CDS encoding VUT family protein, with product MLFLIAYISSVVLINFAFSTAPHLDVIWSAWGGLVFILRDMVQTRFGHGAIIAMLAALVLSYVTSDPAIALASATAFAVSECIDWLVFSITKRPLHDRLWISSALSIPLDTFIFFGLIGALTPAVAGTALVSKFAGVTVVWLIMAWRLRKRAVAN from the coding sequence ATGCTCTTCCTGATCGCCTACATCAGCAGCGTCGTGCTGATCAATTTCGCCTTCTCCACCGCCCCGCACCTGGACGTCATCTGGTCCGCCTGGGGCGGCCTGGTCTTCATCCTGCGCGACATGGTGCAAACCCGTTTTGGCCATGGCGCAATCATCGCCATGCTGGCGGCGCTGGTGCTGTCCTACGTCACCTCCGACCCGGCCATCGCTCTTGCCAGCGCCACGGCGTTCGCGGTGTCCGAATGCATCGACTGGCTGGTGTTCAGCATCACCAAGCGCCCATTGCATGACCGCCTGTGGATCAGTTCGGCGCTGAGCATTCCCCTCGACACGTTTATCTTCTTCGGCCTGATCGGCGCGCTCACGCCTGCCGTGGCGGGCACCGCGCTGGTGTCCAAATTCGCCGGGGTCACGGTGGTGTGGTTGATCATGGCGTGGCGCCTGCGCAAACGGGCCGTCGCCAACTGA
- a CDS encoding DUF1289 domain-containing protein, whose protein sequence is MSPIERPVASPCVSICALDDDDICTGCQRTVDEITRWSRMDNAERRVVLGLCHERAKASGLVWMMPGKSAN, encoded by the coding sequence ATGAGCCCGATTGAACGCCCCGTCGCCTCGCCGTGTGTGAGCATTTGCGCGCTGGATGATGACGATATTTGTACTGGCTGCCAGCGCACCGTGGACGAGATCACGCGCTGGAGCCGCATGGACAACGCCGAGCGCCGGGTGGTGTTGGGGTTGTGCCATGAGCGGGCGAAGGCGAGCGGGTTGGTGTGGATGATGCCCGGGAAGTCGGCCAACTGA
- a CDS encoding gamma carbonic anhydrase family protein codes for MKYRLGDARVETHPKSWVAPNATLVGKVKLEEGANVWFNAVLRGDNELILIGKNSNVQDGSVMHTDMGFPLTLGTGVTIGHNAMLHGCTVDDYSLIGINAVILNGAKIGKHCIIGANSLIGEGKEIPDGSLVMGSPGKVVRELTEAQKKMLEASAAHYVHNAQRYARDLAEQEE; via the coding sequence ATGAAATACCGCCTGGGCGACGCCCGCGTCGAGACGCATCCGAAAAGCTGGGTGGCGCCGAACGCCACACTGGTCGGCAAGGTCAAGCTGGAGGAGGGCGCCAACGTCTGGTTCAACGCGGTACTGCGTGGCGACAACGAACTGATCCTGATCGGCAAAAACAGCAACGTGCAGGACGGCAGCGTGATGCACACCGACATGGGCTTCCCGCTGACCCTGGGCACCGGCGTGACCATCGGCCATAACGCCATGCTGCACGGTTGCACGGTGGACGATTACAGCCTGATCGGCATCAACGCGGTGATCCTCAACGGCGCGAAAATCGGCAAGCATTGCATCATCGGCGCCAATTCGCTGATCGGTGAGGGTAAGGAAATTCCGGACGGTTCGCTGGTGATGGGCTCGCCGGGCAAGGTCGTGCGTGAGCTGACCGAGGCGCAGAAAAAAATGCTTGAGGCCAGCGCCGCGCACTATGTGCATAACGCGCAGCGCTACGCGCGTGATCTGGCTGAGCAGGAAGAATGA
- a CDS encoding CoA pyrophosphatase yields the protein MLDELLRRVSNHTPHTLETDGRFPEAAVLVPITRSDEPELILTLRASGLSTHGGEVAFPGGRRDPEDPDLIFTALREAEEEIGLPPGLVEVIGPLSPLISLHGIRVTPYVGVIPDYVEYLANDAEIAAVFSVPLDFFRQDPREHTHRIDYQGRSWYVPSYRFGEYKIWGLTAIMIVELINLLYDDAKISLHQPPKSFINI from the coding sequence ATGCTGGACGAGCTACTTCGCCGGGTAAGCAACCACACCCCCCACACGCTGGAAACCGACGGGCGTTTCCCCGAGGCCGCGGTGCTGGTGCCGATTACCCGCAGTGACGAACCCGAGCTGATCCTGACCCTGCGCGCCAGCGGCCTGTCGACCCACGGCGGCGAAGTGGCGTTCCCCGGCGGGCGCCGCGACCCTGAAGACCCCGACCTGATCTTCACGGCCCTGCGTGAGGCCGAAGAGGAAATCGGCCTGCCGCCCGGTCTGGTTGAAGTCATCGGCCCGTTGAGCCCGTTGATTTCGCTGCATGGCATTCGGGTCACGCCCTATGTCGGCGTGATTCCCGATTACGTCGAATACCTGGCGAACGATGCCGAGATAGCCGCCGTTTTCAGCGTGCCTCTGGACTTTTTCCGACAGGACCCGCGCGAACATACCCACAGAATCGATTACCAGGGCCGCAGTTGGTATGTGCCCAGTTACCGGTTCGGCGAATACAAGATCTGGGGGCTGACGGCGATCATGATCGTCGAGTTGATCAACCTGCTCTATGACGACGCCAAGATCAGCCTGCACCAGCCGCCCAAGAGCTTCATCAATATCTAA
- a CDS encoding NUDIX hydrolase, with amino-acid sequence MNFCSQCGKPVTQRIPEGDGRLRYVCDHCSTIHYQNPNIVAGTVPVWGDKVLLCRRAIEPRLGYWTLPAGFMENGETVEQAAARETLEEACARVRNLNIYTLIDVPHISQVHIFYRAELVDLDFAAGPESLEVKLFDEADIPWSELAFRTVGRTLEYFFADRRQQAFPVRSEAVPPMGKPTE; translated from the coding sequence ATGAACTTCTGCAGCCAGTGCGGTAAACCGGTTACCCAACGCATTCCCGAAGGCGACGGCCGCCTGCGCTACGTGTGCGACCACTGCTCGACCATCCACTACCAGAACCCCAATATCGTCGCCGGCACCGTGCCCGTGTGGGGCGACAAAGTGCTGCTGTGCCGCCGCGCCATCGAGCCGCGCCTGGGCTACTGGACCCTGCCCGCAGGCTTTATGGAAAACGGCGAAACCGTGGAACAGGCCGCCGCCCGCGAAACCCTGGAAGAAGCCTGCGCCCGCGTGCGCAACCTGAACATCTATACCTTGATCGACGTGCCGCACATCAGCCAGGTGCATATTTTCTACCGCGCCGAGCTGGTGGACCTGGACTTCGCCGCCGGCCCCGAAAGCCTCGAAGTGAAGCTGTTCGATGAAGCTGACATCCCTTGGTCCGAGCTGGCTTTCCGCACGGTCGGGCGTACTCTAGAATACTTTTTCGCCGACCGCCGCCAGCAAGCGTTCCCGGTGCGCAGCGAAGCTGTACCGCCCATGGGCAAACCCACCGAATAA
- a CDS encoding L,D-transpeptidase family protein, whose product MRLLLALICLSFAAFSSASTVQILGGKPVEKILVLKSAHQLQLINDGKPLKTYRISLGRNPKGTKLVEGDRRTPEGFYWIDWRKTSDRFNLAMHISYPNISDAARARREGVKPGSMIMIHGTPDSEEYPEQWFHTLDWTDGCIGMRNVDMREVWNLVKDGTMIEIRP is encoded by the coding sequence ATGCGTCTGTTGCTCGCTCTGATCTGCCTGTCATTCGCGGCCTTTTCTTCTGCCTCCACGGTGCAAATTCTCGGCGGCAAACCTGTCGAAAAAATTCTGGTGCTCAAGTCCGCCCACCAATTGCAGTTGATCAATGACGGCAAGCCGCTCAAGACCTACCGCATTTCCCTGGGCCGCAACCCCAAAGGCACCAAGCTGGTCGAGGGCGACCGCCGCACGCCGGAAGGCTTCTACTGGATCGACTGGCGCAAGACCAGCGACCGCTTCAACCTGGCCATGCACATCTCCTACCCCAATATCAGCGACGCTGCCCGCGCGCGCCGCGAAGGGGTGAAACCGGGCAGCATGATCATGATCCACGGTACGCCCGACTCCGAGGAATACCCCGAGCAGTGGTTTCACACCCTGGACTGGACCGACGGCTGCATCGGCATGCGCAATGTGGACATGCGTGAAGTCTGGAACCTGGTCAAAGACGGCACCATGATCGAGATCCGGCCGTAA
- a CDS encoding GntR family transcriptional regulator, translating to MNPILGLRPDDKQSTPLYLQLARKLEAAIHAGQWTSEQALPSERVLSEQLSISRVTARKALEVLFAQGLIRRSQGSGTFITPRLEQPLSRLSGFSEMLRLKGFVPSSQWLERDITPPTHEELIRLCLSTSDKVARMKRLRKADDTVMAIEMTVVPASVLPQPQALGSSLYEYFESIGKPIVRALQHVQAINASDEFAALVGIAPGTAMLLMTRVGYTADNTPIEITDTYCRNDYYDFVAELRRHDYSAELRI from the coding sequence ATGAACCCCATCCTGGGCCTGCGCCCCGACGACAAACAATCCACGCCGCTGTACCTGCAATTGGCGCGCAAACTGGAAGCGGCGATCCACGCCGGCCAGTGGACGTCCGAACAGGCGCTGCCCTCGGAGCGTGTACTCAGTGAACAACTGAGCATTTCACGGGTAACCGCGCGCAAAGCGCTGGAAGTGTTGTTTGCCCAAGGCCTGATCCGCCGCAGCCAGGGCTCCGGCACCTTTATTACGCCACGCCTTGAGCAACCGCTGTCGCGCCTTTCCGGGTTCAGCGAGATGCTGCGCCTCAAGGGCTTCGTGCCCAGCTCCCAATGGCTGGAACGTGATATCACCCCGCCAACCCACGAAGAACTGATCCGCCTGTGCCTGTCGACCAGCGACAAAGTGGCGCGCATGAAGCGTTTGCGCAAAGCCGATGACACCGTGATGGCGATTGAAATGACCGTCGTCCCCGCGTCGGTATTGCCACAGCCGCAGGCGCTGGGCAGTTCGCTGTACGAATACTTCGAAAGCATCGGCAAGCCCATCGTCCGCGCCCTGCAACATGTGCAGGCCATCAACGCCTCGGACGAATTCGCCGCACTGGTCGGCATCGCCCCCGGCACCGCCATGCTGCTGATGACCCGCGTGGGCTACACCGCCGACAACACGCCGATTGAAATCACCGACACCTACTGCCGCAACGACTACTACGACTTCGTCGCAGAGCTGCGCCGCCACGACTATTCCGCTGAACTGCGAATTTAG